In Roseibium algicola, the DNA window GCGCTGACCGCCTTCGGCTGCCTGGTCGGACATCCGAAGCATCCTGCGGGCCTGAACCTCCTGGCTCGCAAGCGCAAACCGGGTGGCATCGGCGCCGAAACGGCCGATCAGATCGAGAGGATCGATCACGTTTCCGGTCGACTTGGACATTTTCTTGCCCTTGCCGTCAACAACGATCGAGTTGAAGTAAACCGTGTGGAACGGCACTTCGTCCATGAAATGAATGCCCTGCATCATCATCCGGGCAACCCAGAAGAAGATGATGTCGAGACCCGTGATGAGCACGTCCGTCTTGTAGTAGCGCTCGAGTTCCGGCGTCTTGTGTGGCCAACCAAGCGTCGAAAACGGCCAGAGCGCCGAGGAGAACCACGTGTCCAGGACGTCCTCGTCGCGCGTCAGCGCCTTGCCGCCCGCCATTGCAACGGCCTCGTCCTCGGAATGCGCGCAGTATTCCTTGCCATCTTCATCATACCAGACAGGGATCTGATGGCCCCACCAGAGCTGGCGGGAAATACACCAGGGCTGAATGTCGTTGAGCCAGTTGAAATAGACCTTGTCGGCGTTGCCGGGAATAAGCTTGGTCGTGCCGTCCTGAACGGCTTTCAAGGCGGGAGCCGCCAGTGTCTTGGCATCGACAAACCATTGGTCCGTCAGCATAGGCTCAATGACGACCTTGGAGCGGTCTCCGAACGGCTGCATGATCTTCTTGGATTCAACCAGCGGCAACCGCTCCGGTGCTTCCGCGCCTTCCTCCAGCGGACGAACGACGGCCCGGCCAAGCGTGTTCCATTCAGGGGCCTGCCCCTTCATCCAGGCGACGTCCGGATGATCCGCCGGCGCCGTAACTGCCAGACCTTCCGCCGTGATCTGTTCGATAACGCGTTTGCGCGCCTCGAACCGGTCAAGTCCACGCAGATCGTCCGGAACGATGTTGATGAGATCGACCTCTTGAATGGTCATCTCTGCGCCATCGATGATCGCCTGGGCCTTGGCGGCCTCTTCGACATAAGGCGCACCATCGGCGCGCATCGCACCCTTGGTGTCCATCAAGCGGTACATCGGAATCTTGTTGCGCTGAGCGACACCATAGTCGTTGAAGTCATGTGCACCGGTGATCTTGACCGCCCCCGAGCCGAAATCCGGATCCGGATATTCGTCGGTGATGATCGGGATCAGACGACGATGTTCCTTCGGCCCGACCGGGATTTCGCAGAGTTTGCCGACTATTGGCTTGTAACGCTCATCGTCCGGATGAACGGCAACGGCACCGTCACCCAGCATGGTTTCCGGCCGCGTCGTGGCAATCGAAATATAGTCACGGGTCTCGCGAAGGGTGATGTTCCCCTCTTCGTCTTTCTCGACGTATTCATAGGTCGCGCCACCAGCAAGCGGGTAGCGGAAGTGCCACATGTGTCCATCGGTTTCGATGTTCTCGACCTCGAGATCCGAAATGGCTGTCTCCATCTTCGGATCCCAGTTGACGAGCCGCTTGGACTTGTAGATCAGGCCCTCGTTGTAGAGGTCGACAAAAACCTTGCGGACGGCCTCCGACAGGCCTTCGTCCATGGTGAACCGCTCACGCGACCAGTCGCATGATGCGCCCAGACGCTTGAGCTGAGCGATAATCGCGCTGCCGACTTCTCCCTTGTAGCGCCATGCACGCTGTACGAATGCCTCGCGGCCGATCTCTGTGCGGCTCGGCTCGTTGCGTTCGGCCATCTGTCTTTCGACAGCGATCTGAAGCGCGATCCCCGCATGGTCGGTGCCCGGTTGCCAAAGGGTGTCGAAGCCCTGCATGCGCTTCCAGCGGATCAGGATGTCCTGGAGCGTGTTGTTGAGAGCATGCCCCATGTGCAGCGAACCGTTTACGTTCGGCGGCGGAATTACGATGGAAAAGGAGGCTGCACCCTCTTTGGCACCAGCTCCGGCCTTGAAGGCCTCCGCCTTTTCCCAGGTTTCGTAAATCCGCGGCTCAACGCTGGCCGCATCGTAGGTCTTATCCAGCATCAGGGTCACTCAATGGGAGAATGAATTTCGATTTTCGTGAAGCACCGTGTAAATCGGATGCGCTGCCGCAAGTCAACCGCCTATGCGGGGCAAACCTGCTGCCCGGTAGCGCTTTTGATAGGTGAAGTACCGGTCTGCCGATCAGAACTTGGGTTGAATGACGTTTGCTGCGATAAGCGGGTCATGACCGTTTCAATCCGTCCGCACCACCTGCTTTGCATGCTGACCTATCTGGGCAAAGGCTATACGCCGGCCTTTGTCCAAAATTACAGCACAATCGTTCAGCGCCTGAATGAAGGTGAACCAATTGAGCTGGTAGAAGGTCCAGACACTTTGTGCCAGCCAATGTTGGACGAACCGGGGTGCCATTGTCGAAATGAAAGCGTTCGCGACAGGGACCGGACAGCGGCCGCTGATATTGCACTGGCGCTCGGACGCCCTCTTGAAAAGGGCAATTCCATCGTTTTGGACCGACAGACCCTGTCTTTTCTGAGAGATGCGTTCGCTAACGGCTCAATCCGCAAGGCATGCCAAGGCTGTGAATGGCAGAATATGTGCTCAGCGATTGCCAGAAACGAATTCAGGGGATGCCATCTGACACCCCCTGACTGAAATCTTCGGACAAATCCGGCCTAGCGCCGGCGCGTCACGCGCTGAATTTCCTTTTGAACCATCTGCTCGACCATGCCAGGCAGGTTCTGGTCCAGCCACGCCTTCAGCATCGGCCGCAGCATTTCCTTGACCAGCTCCTCAACCGTCTGCGCCTGCGAGCCAACAAACATGTTCGACAGGTTGTCGAATGCCGCGTGAACGGCTTCACCGGTGTTCTGCGATGTCAGAGGGGCATCGTCCGCCACATTCGGCAAATCGTCAGGCACCGGCCGAGCGGCCATCACAGGCTCAGGGTCGAAGACAGGTTCCGGTTCGGGATCAAATTCAGGAGCAGGTGGAGCCGCGAAGGAAATGTCTCCTTCGTCGCCGTCCAGGTCCTCTGCCATTCCTTCGACAATGTCCATCGCATCATCGTCAGGAATCGCCAGTTCCTCGGTCAGCTCAAGAACGTCTTCGCCTTCGTCTTCTTCGGCATCCGCAGCCATGGCTGCAGCCATGTCATCCGCGTCGTCATCTTCTACCGGAAGGTCGTCTTCATCATCGTCGCTGCTCATGTCGAACAGCTTGTCGAGATCGTCCTGGGACATTTCGGAGGCATTGCCCATATCGTCCGCCGCCTCTTCTTCTACTGGTGTCTCTACGGGTTCGCTGCTGCCGCTTTCGCCGTCTTCGGCTCCCTGGGAGTCCTCATCGGATATGATTCGGCGGATCGACGCGAGGATTTCCTCCATCGACGGCTCATCAGCCTTCTTCGCCTGCGCCATGACTTCCCCCGTACTTACCGGCTACGCTCAGGAACAGTCTGTTCCATCAAAATGATTCGTTAACCGAAATTATGCGGGTCAATAAGAAACGCGCAAAGTGAACGCGCCCCGAAGCATCGCCTTATCCCCTTTTTAGTCGGGAATTACCGATCAAGGGTGGAATTCGGCCAGGCGTTTCACGTCATCCTTCGTAAATTTGTCAGGATGTTCAGCCGAATAACAAAAGCGGCTGAAGATCTTTCGACCGTCAGCCGCCATCGTGAAGAATATAAGTTACCAGTTTCTTACCGGCCATCTGGAGTGCGCAGACCAAACCACTGGTCCCGCACAGCCTCGTAATGCTGCTTCGGATTGTAGCGGGCAACGTTGAGGCCAAGTGATTCAGCGTCCAACCGGCCAATCGAAGCAACCAGCTGATATCCGCTGACAATCCGGTTGCGCTGCGCTGTTACGAGATTGGACTGCTGAATGACCAGTTCGCGCTGAGCGTCAAGAACGTCGAGCGTGGTGCGCTGACCGACGCGCTGCTCTTCAATAACGCCTTCCAGAGCCAGCTGCTGTGCTTCGACGGCGGCCTGGGCTGCAACGATGGAAGCTTCTGCCGCCTGGTAGTTACCCCAGGCGGAAATGACGTTGGCGCGAATCTGATCGCGCGCCACATCCAGCTGCAGACGGGTCTGGCCCAGTTCTTCCTTGGCCTGCCGCACACGCGACGACACGCCACCACCCTGGTAGAGCGGAATGCTGACGTTACCGAAGATCTGCGCATTGTCGCTGTAGTCGGTCGTTGCAGACGGGTTCCACGATCTGGAAATGCTGCCATCCAAGGTGACGGTCGGCAGAAGTTCACCTTCGATCGTCTTGGTGTTGAAAATGGCGGCATCGACAAGGTGTTGTGCCTGACGGATCAATGGCTGATGTGTTTCACTCAGCTGCATCGCCTCGTCAATGGACTTGGGAACGTAGCGGCTGATCGACGTATCGGCCGACAGGCTGCGTGCCTCAACGCCGATCACCTGACGGTAGATGGCGCGGCTTGTATTCAGGTTGGCCATCGCGGTGTTGAGGCTGGCGCGGGCTTCGGCAGCGCGGGCTTCCGCCTGGCTGACGTCCGTCCGGGTGCCCTCACCTACGTCGAACCGGTCACGTGCGGCTCTTACCTGTTCCTGAAGGAAGGCAAGGTCGCTGCGCTGAAGCGATACCAGAGCCGTATCCCTGATCACATCCACGTAGGACGTTGCCGCATCCAACAGCGTGTCCTGCTCCGTCGACATCAGGCTTTCACGCTGAGCACGCACTACAGCTTCTGCCTGACGGGTGGAATTGATCGTCCGGAAGCCACGGAACAGGGTCTGACTGATCGTCAGCGAGATCGACGCGTTGTTGCGATAGTCGATCGCCGAGTCGGCCCCGGCTGCGAGGCGTCCGGCCGCTGCGGATGCTGTAACGGTTGGCCGCCAGCCCGTCAGTGCCTGAGGCACATTCTCATCCACACCACGAAGCTGCGCACGCGCCGCGTTCAAGGTGGGATTGTTCGAATAGGCAAGCGCCAGCGATTCTCTGATGGTTTCAGCATCAGCGGGAGACAGGGAGGCACCGGTCAAGGCGGTGGCGGAAACGCCACCCAACAGGCCAATAGCAATGGTCAAAACTTTTAGAGTTGAACGACCAGACACCCCACACTCCTTCCGGGTCAACCTATTTGATCCTGTTGAGTAAACTGATGGGTGTTATTCTTCAACCGTTTGAGA includes these proteins:
- a CDS encoding valine--tRNA ligase, with protein sequence MLDKTYDAASVEPRIYETWEKAEAFKAGAGAKEGAASFSIVIPPPNVNGSLHMGHALNNTLQDILIRWKRMQGFDTLWQPGTDHAGIALQIAVERQMAERNEPSRTEIGREAFVQRAWRYKGEVGSAIIAQLKRLGASCDWSRERFTMDEGLSEAVRKVFVDLYNEGLIYKSKRLVNWDPKMETAISDLEVENIETDGHMWHFRYPLAGGATYEYVEKDEEGNITLRETRDYISIATTRPETMLGDGAVAVHPDDERYKPIVGKLCEIPVGPKEHRRLIPIITDEYPDPDFGSGAVKITGAHDFNDYGVAQRNKIPMYRLMDTKGAMRADGAPYVEEAAKAQAIIDGAEMTIQEVDLINIVPDDLRGLDRFEARKRVIEQITAEGLAVTAPADHPDVAWMKGQAPEWNTLGRAVVRPLEEGAEAPERLPLVESKKIMQPFGDRSKVVIEPMLTDQWFVDAKTLAAPALKAVQDGTTKLIPGNADKVYFNWLNDIQPWCISRQLWWGHQIPVWYDEDGKEYCAHSEDEAVAMAGGKALTRDEDVLDTWFSSALWPFSTLGWPHKTPELERYYKTDVLITGLDIIFFWVARMMMQGIHFMDEVPFHTVYFNSIVVDGKGKKMSKSTGNVIDPLDLIGRFGADATRFALASQEVQARRMLRMSDQAAEGGQRFATKLWNAARFAEMNGCARMEGFDPAATKHTLNRWIATEASRCIAEVTTALEDFRFNDASGAAYRFTWNTFCDWYLELAKPIFNGDDEAAKAETRATAAWALDEILKVLHPIMPFLTEELWERLGNEGNAHDGLLMLTAWPEPKVSDEAAAGEINWLVDLISEIRSVRAEMNIPAGAKVSVVVTGASEQTKARLKTHESAILRLARAETVSLADAAPSGAAQIIVGEATVCLPLAGVIDLGAEKTRLQKEAGKLEGEISKIEKKLSNPAFVAKAPEEVVDGEREKVAESKEKLEKVQTALGRLAEIG
- a CDS encoding TolC family outer membrane protein, producing the protein MSGRSTLKVLTIAIGLLGGVSATALTGASLSPADAETIRESLALAYSNNPTLNAARAQLRGVDENVPQALTGWRPTVTASAAAGRLAAGADSAIDYRNNASISLTISQTLFRGFRTINSTRQAEAVVRAQRESLMSTEQDTLLDAATSYVDVIRDTALVSLQRSDLAFLQEQVRAARDRFDVGEGTRTDVSQAEARAAEARASLNTAMANLNTSRAIYRQVIGVEARSLSADTSISRYVPKSIDEAMQLSETHQPLIRQAQHLVDAAIFNTKTIEGELLPTVTLDGSISRSWNPSATTDYSDNAQIFGNVSIPLYQGGGVSSRVRQAKEELGQTRLQLDVARDQIRANVISAWGNYQAAEASIVAAQAAVEAQQLALEGVIEEQRVGQRTTLDVLDAQRELVIQQSNLVTAQRNRIVSGYQLVASIGRLDAESLGLNVARYNPKQHYEAVRDQWFGLRTPDGR
- a CDS encoding PopZ family protein; its protein translation is MAQAKKADEPSMEEILASIRRIISDEDSQGAEDGESGSSEPVETPVEEEAADDMGNASEMSQDDLDKLFDMSSDDDEDDLPVEDDDADDMAAAMAADAEEDEGEDVLELTEELAIPDDDAMDIVEGMAEDLDGDEGDISFAAPPAPEFDPEPEPVFDPEPVMAARPVPDDLPNVADDAPLTSQNTGEAVHAAFDNLSNMFVGSQAQTVEELVKEMLRPMLKAWLDQNLPGMVEQMVQKEIQRVTRRR
- a CDS encoding DUF1284 domain-containing protein, whose amino-acid sequence is MTVSIRPHHLLCMLTYLGKGYTPAFVQNYSTIVQRLNEGEPIELVEGPDTLCQPMLDEPGCHCRNESVRDRDRTAAADIALALGRPLEKGNSIVLDRQTLSFLRDAFANGSIRKACQGCEWQNMCSAIARNEFRGCHLTPPD